Proteins from a genomic interval of Papaver somniferum cultivar HN1 chromosome 4, ASM357369v1, whole genome shotgun sequence:
- the LOC113272546 gene encoding geranylgeranyl pyrophosphate synthase, chloroplastic/chromoplastic-like, producing MTCHLRPFKSLKTQVTNSNSSPVEPVILSGAPQKHLELGFQFEEYIIGKAKSVPLRHPLTIHEAMRYSLLAGGKRVRPILAIASCELVGGNEEIGLPIACAVEMIHTMSLIHDDLPCMDNDELRRGKPTNHIVFGEETAVLAGDALLALSFEHVATRLAKVVSADSVVRAIAELGAAVGSDGLVAGQIVDIKSEGREVNLNDLEHIHVHKTGKLLEASVVCGAIIGGGNEMEVERLRRYARCVGLLFQVVDDILDVTRTSDELGKTAGKDLATDKAMYPRLMGIEKAKEFADGLVTKAKEELSYFDETKARPLYHLANYIAYRQN from the exons ATGACTTGCCATCTTCGACCCTTCAAATCTTTGAAGACCCAAGTTACAAATTCAAATTCATCCCCAGTAGAACCTGTTATTCTGTCTGGAGCCCCACAAAAACATCTAGAGTTAGGATTTCAGTTTGAAGAATACATCATTGGAAAAGCGAAATCAGTTCCTTTGAGACATCCATTGACAATTCATGAAGCCATGAGATATTCACTACTTGCAGGTGGGAAACGGGTTCGTCCAATTTTGGCAATTGCTTCATGTGAATTAGTAGGAGGAAATGAAGAAATTGGTCTGCCAATTGCTTGTGCTGTAGAGATGATTCACACAATGTCGTTGATTCACGACGATCTTCCGTGCATGGATAACGATGAGCTGAGACGTGGAAAGCCTACAAATCATATAGTTTTTGGTGAAGAAACAGCAGTTCTTGCTGGTGATGCTCTTCTCGCTCTATCTTTCGAGCATGTCGCTACTCGATTGGCAAAAG TTGTGTCAGCGGACAGTGTGGTTCGGGCCATAGCAGAGTTAGGTGCAGCAGTTGGTTCAGATGGGTTAGTTGCAGGTCAAATTGTGGACATAAAAAGTGAAGGAAGAGAAGTAAATTTGAATGACCTGGAGCATATACATGTGCACAAGACTGGTAAACTCCTGGAAGCTTCTGTAGTATGCGGAGCCATAATCGGAGGTGGAAATGAAATGGAAGTAGAAAGATTGAGAAGATATGCAAGATGTGTTGGCTTGCTATTTCAAGTTGTTGATGATATTCTGGATGTAACAAGAACTTCAGATGAACTGGGGAAAACAGCAGGGAAAGATTTGGCTACTGACAAGGCAATGTACCCTAGGTTGATGGGGATTGAGAAAGCCAAAGAATTTGCAGATGGGTTAGTGACGAAAGCTAAAGAGGaactctcttattttgatgaaaccaaggcTAGGCCTTTATACCATTTAGCTAACTACATTGCCTACAGGCAGAATTAG